One stretch of Pseudomonas fluorescens Q2-87 DNA includes these proteins:
- the hscB gene encoding co-chaperone HscB — translation MGTPCHFALFQLQPAFQLDLDQLSARYLELARGVHPDRFADASEAEQRRALEQSANLNEAYQTLKHPAKRARYLLAISGHELPLEVTVHDPEFLLQQMQWREELEDLQDSADLAGVAVFKRRLKDAQQELNESFAACWNDAAQREQAERLMRRMQFLDKLTYEVRQLEERLDD, via the coding sequence GTGGGTACTCCTTGTCATTTTGCGTTGTTCCAGTTGCAGCCTGCTTTCCAGCTGGACCTCGACCAGTTGTCGGCGCGTTACCTGGAATTGGCCCGTGGTGTCCACCCGGACCGTTTTGCCGATGCCTCCGAAGCTGAGCAGCGGCGGGCGCTTGAGCAGTCGGCGAACCTCAACGAGGCCTACCAGACACTCAAGCACCCGGCCAAGCGCGCGCGCTACCTGCTCGCCATCAGCGGTCATGAGTTGCCTCTGGAGGTCACGGTCCACGATCCCGAGTTTCTTTTGCAGCAGATGCAATGGCGCGAAGAACTCGAGGACCTGCAGGACAGCGCCGACCTGGCCGGTGTCGCGGTATTCAAGCGGCGCTTGAAAGACGCCCAGCAAGAACTGAACGAAAGCTTCGCAGCCTGCTGGAACGATGCCGCGCAACGCGAACAGGCCGAACGCCTGATGCGGCGCATGCAGTTCCTCGACAAGCTCACCTACGAAGTGCGCCAGCTCGAAGAGCGCCTCGACGATTAA
- the iscU gene encoding Fe-S cluster assembly scaffold IscU, which yields MAYSEKVIDHYENPRNVGKMDAQDPDVGTGMVGAPACGDVMRLQIKVNEQGIIEDAKFKTYGCGSAIASSSLATEWMKGKTLDEAETIKNTQLAEELALPPVKIHCSVLAEDAIKAAVRDYKQKKGLI from the coding sequence ATGGCATATAGCGAAAAGGTCATCGACCACTACGAGAACCCGCGCAACGTCGGCAAGATGGACGCGCAGGATCCTGATGTCGGCACCGGCATGGTCGGCGCCCCGGCGTGCGGCGACGTGATGCGCCTGCAGATCAAGGTCAACGAGCAAGGCATCATCGAAGACGCCAAGTTCAAGACCTACGGCTGCGGTTCCGCCATTGCGTCCAGCTCCCTGGCCACCGAGTGGATGAAGGGCAAGACCCTTGATGAAGCCGAAACCATCAAGAACACCCAGCTGGCCGAAGAACTGGCCCTGCCGCCAGTGAAGATCCACTGCTCGGTACTCGCTGAAGACGCCATCAAGGCTGCCGTTCGCGATTACAAGCAGAAGAAAGGCTTGATCTGA
- the fdx gene encoding ISC system 2Fe-2S type ferredoxin: protein MPQIIFLPHAEHCPDGMVVEAETGKSILEVAHDNHIEIESACGGVCACTTCHCVIREGFDSLNEADELEEDYLDKAWGLEPTSRLTCQAKVGTEDLVVEIPKYSLNHAAEAPH, encoded by the coding sequence ATGCCGCAGATCATTTTTCTGCCACACGCCGAGCACTGCCCGGACGGTATGGTGGTAGAGGCCGAAACCGGCAAGTCCATTCTCGAAGTGGCCCACGATAATCACATCGAGATCGAGAGCGCCTGTGGCGGCGTCTGTGCCTGCACCACGTGCCACTGCGTTATCCGCGAAGGTTTCGACTCTTTGAACGAAGCCGACGAGCTGGAAGAAGACTATCTTGATAAGGCGTGGGGCCTGGAGCCGACATCGCGCCTGACCTGCCAGGCCAAGGTCGGCACCGAAGACCTCGTCGTCGAAATCCCGAAATATTCGCTTAACCATGCGGCCGAAGCGCCGCACTGA
- the hscA gene encoding Fe-S protein assembly chaperone HscA has protein sequence MALLQIAEPGQSPQPHQRRLAVGIDLGTTNSLVAALRSGLSEPLADERGQVILPSAVRYHADRVEVGESAKLAAATDPLNTIVSVKRLMGRGLSDVKQLGEQLPYRFVGGESHMPFIETVQGPKSPVEVSADILKVLRQRAEAALGGELVGAVITVPAYFDDAQRQATKDAAKLAGLNVLRLLNEPTAAAVAYGLDQHAEGLVAIYDLGGGTFDISILRLTGGVFEVLATGGDSALGGDDFDHAIAGWIIEQAGLSADLDPGAQRHLLQTACAAKEALTDAATVEVAYGDWKASLTREAFDALIEPMVARSLKACRRAVRDSGVELEDVKAVVMVGGSTRVPRVREAVAEAFGRQPLTEIDPDQVVAIGAAIQADTLAGNKREGGELLLLDVIPLSLGLETMGGLMEKVIPRNTTIPVARAQDFTTYKDGQSAMMIHVLQGERELISDCRSLARFELRGIPAMVAGAAKIRVTFQVDADGLLNVSARELGSGVEASIQVKPSYGLTDGEIAKMLKDSFQHASDDKVARVLREQQVDAQRLIEAVQGALEVDGERLLDAEERMVIELQMQELSELIKGTDGYAIEQQTKRLSQVTDAFAARRLDSTVKSALAGRNLNEIEE, from the coding sequence ATGGCCCTACTGCAGATCGCCGAACCCGGCCAAAGTCCACAACCGCACCAGCGTCGCCTGGCTGTCGGGATCGACTTGGGTACTACCAATTCCCTGGTCGCTGCCTTGCGCAGCGGTCTTTCCGAACCGCTGGCCGATGAGCGCGGGCAGGTGATCCTGCCGTCCGCCGTGCGCTATCACGCCGATCGCGTCGAAGTGGGCGAGTCGGCCAAGCTGGCCGCCGCCACCGACCCGTTGAACACCATTGTCTCGGTCAAGCGCTTGATGGGTCGTGGTCTGTCCGACGTCAAGCAATTGGGCGAGCAACTGCCGTACCGCTTCGTCGGCGGCGAATCCCACATGCCGTTCATCGAAACCGTCCAGGGCCCGAAAAGCCCGGTGGAAGTGTCGGCAGACATCCTCAAAGTCTTGCGTCAGCGCGCCGAAGCGGCATTGGGTGGCGAACTGGTCGGCGCGGTCATCACCGTCCCGGCCTATTTCGACGATGCCCAGCGTCAAGCCACCAAGGACGCGGCGAAGCTGGCCGGCCTCAATGTACTGCGCCTGCTCAACGAGCCGACCGCTGCTGCCGTGGCGTATGGCCTGGACCAGCACGCCGAAGGCCTGGTTGCCATCTACGACCTGGGCGGCGGTACTTTCGATATTTCCATCCTGCGCCTGACTGGCGGCGTCTTCGAAGTCCTGGCCACCGGCGGCGACAGCGCCCTGGGCGGCGATGACTTCGACCATGCCATTGCCGGCTGGATCATCGAACAAGCGGGCCTGTCCGCCGATCTCGATCCGGGTGCCCAGCGTCACTTGCTGCAAACCGCCTGTGCCGCCAAGGAAGCGCTGACCGATGCCGCGACCGTCGAAGTGGCCTACGGTGATTGGAAAGCCTCACTGACGCGCGAAGCGTTCGATGCGCTGATCGAGCCGATGGTCGCCCGCAGCCTCAAGGCTTGCCGCCGTGCGGTACGTGATTCAGGCGTTGAGCTCGAAGATGTTAAAGCGGTGGTCATGGTTGGCGGTTCGACCCGTGTGCCGCGCGTTCGTGAAGCTGTTGCCGAAGCCTTTGGTCGCCAGCCGCTGACCGAAATCGACCCGGACCAGGTGGTCGCCATTGGCGCGGCGATCCAGGCCGATACCCTGGCCGGCAACAAGCGCGAGGGCGGCGAACTGCTGCTGCTCGACGTGATTCCGTTGTCCTTGGGTCTGGAAACCATGGGCGGCCTGATGGAGAAGGTGATCCCGCGCAACACCACCATCCCCGTTGCCCGCGCCCAAGACTTCACCACCTATAAAGACGGCCAGTCGGCCATGATGATTCACGTGCTGCAAGGCGAGCGTGAGCTGATCAGTGACTGTCGTTCCCTGGCGCGCTTCGAATTGCGCGGCATCCCGGCCATGGTCGCCGGTGCGGCGAAGATCCGCGTGACCTTCCAGGTCGACGCCGACGGCTTGCTCAATGTCTCCGCCCGCGAGCTCGGTTCGGGCGTCGAGGCAAGCATCCAGGTCAAGCCGTCCTACGGCCTGACCGACGGTGAAATCGCCAAGATGCTCAAGGATTCGTTCCAGCACGCCAGCGACGACAAGGTGGCCCGTGTGCTGCGTGAGCAGCAAGTCGATGCCCAGCGCCTGATCGAAGCCGTGCAAGGCGCCCTTGAAGTCGACGGCGAGCGATTGCTGGACGCCGAAGAGCGCATGGTCATCGAGCTGCAGATGCAGGAATTGTCCGAATTGATCAAAGGCACCGATGGTTATGCCATCGAGCAGCAGACCAAGCGTCTGTCGCAGGTCACCGATGCCTTTGCTGCCCGCCGCCTGGACTCGACGGTTAAATCCGCCCTGGCGGGGCGCAACCTGAATGAAATCGAGGAATAA
- the iscA gene encoding iron-sulfur cluster assembly protein IscA, with the protein MAIQMTEAAANHIQRSLAGRGKGEGIRLGVRTTGCSGLAYVLEFVDEVGEDDQVFESHGQKVIIDPKSLTYLDGTELDFVKEGLNEGFKFNNPNVRGECGCGESFNI; encoded by the coding sequence ATGGCTATCCAGATGACAGAAGCGGCAGCTAACCATATCCAGCGCTCCCTTGCAGGGCGCGGCAAGGGCGAGGGTATCCGCCTGGGTGTTCGCACCACGGGCTGCTCTGGCCTTGCCTATGTGCTGGAATTCGTCGACGAAGTGGGCGAAGACGATCAGGTATTCGAAAGTCATGGTCAGAAAGTGATCATCGACCCGAAAAGCCTGACGTACCTGGACGGCACTGAACTGGATTTCGTCAAGGAAGGGTTGAACGAAGGCTTCAAGTTCAACAACCCCAACGTGCGCGGTGAATGTGGCTGCGGCGAAAGCTTCAACATCTGA